From the genome of Mycobacteriales bacterium, one region includes:
- a CDS encoding glycosyltransferase family 2 protein has protein sequence MKLSVLVPVYNEAATLTTALKRVLDVDYPCEVEIVIVNDGSADATAALLDAVDDPRAKIVHHPVNRGKGAAIRTAAQSATGDYMIICDADLEYAPEEIPLLLAPVLAGEAVVVYGTRTFGSHTAYSFWYVLGNKGVTMFANVVYDCWISDLETCFKLLPLDLYRELDITSAGFGMEAEVTGKLLVRGYRPYEVPISYKARSREEGKKLTWKDGVEALWILTRERVRGRELRRTPAGG, from the coding sequence ATGAAGCTGTCCGTTCTCGTCCCGGTCTACAACGAAGCCGCCACACTGACGACCGCCCTGAAGCGGGTCCTCGACGTCGACTACCCGTGCGAGGTCGAGATCGTGATCGTCAACGACGGCAGCGCGGACGCGACCGCCGCGCTGCTCGACGCCGTGGACGACCCGCGCGCGAAGATCGTGCACCACCCGGTCAACCGGGGCAAGGGGGCGGCGATCCGTACCGCCGCACAGTCCGCCACCGGTGACTACATGATCATCTGTGACGCCGACCTCGAGTACGCACCGGAGGAGATCCCGCTGCTGCTCGCGCCCGTCCTGGCCGGCGAGGCAGTCGTCGTCTACGGCACCCGCACCTTCGGCAGCCACACCGCGTACAGCTTCTGGTACGTCCTGGGCAACAAGGGCGTGACGATGTTCGCCAACGTCGTCTACGACTGCTGGATCAGCGACCTGGAGACCTGCTTCAAGCTGCTGCCGCTGGACCTCTACCGCGAGCTGGACATCACCAGCGCCGGCTTCGGCATGGAGGCCGAAGTCACCGGCAAGCTGCTGGTGCGCGGCTACCGGCCCTACGAAGTGCCGATCTCCTACAAGGCGCGCAGCCGCGAGGAGGGCAAGAAGCTGACCTGGAAGGACGGCGTCGAGGCGCTGTGGATCCTGACCCGTGAGCGGGTGCGGGGGCGCGAGCTGCGACGCACCCCCGCCGGCGGCTGA
- a CDS encoding glycosyltransferase family 39 protein, translating to MSWVPVLLLALGAWMRLRQWDGARSLWLDEALIARSLVSRDYLALVAEPLQGGQAAPVLWLWSTRLSLDLFGDGERQLRLVSLLAGLASLVLTWRLARRLLPDGLVPLAVALTVLSPTLLYFSNEVKPYSLDVAVVLGLILLAVRATQDVRPLAVAAVVAVWASFAAAFVLTGLSVLLVLEALRRDGLARALRTAGLLGGWVVSLGISYVLVLDRLRNSEILSTFWKDTFPDSTADLPTWLLRRAVALTRDPLELAVWPVALGLLAVGAWRIARTAPRAGRLTAAGVLVAVVVAAAGVYPFASRLALWIVPLAGIALAAAVPPRLDRGRSLMLGAAALTLVAAPMAAVSLPQMGSVLQRNELRPVMEQLREDKQPDDLVLVDIPAKAPFDFYTELTGLGRDGVILFATTEEVGGRCNDEAALLTGRFARQRVWVVFAHQLQDTQRLGTRGDMLARIDDVTNRAGAIERFGAKAVLFDPAAPETDAGAEPRNPERCLAVVRTVPSTGS from the coding sequence GTGAGCTGGGTACCGGTCCTGCTGCTGGCGCTGGGCGCCTGGATGCGGCTGCGCCAGTGGGACGGCGCCCGCTCGCTGTGGCTGGACGAGGCGCTGATCGCCCGCAGCCTGGTGAGCCGCGACTATCTCGCCCTGGTCGCCGAGCCGCTGCAGGGCGGCCAGGCCGCCCCGGTGCTCTGGCTGTGGTCGACCCGGCTGTCGCTGGACCTGTTCGGCGACGGTGAACGGCAGTTGCGCCTGGTCTCGCTGCTGGCCGGGCTGGCCTCGCTCGTCCTGACCTGGCGGCTGGCCCGGCGGCTGCTGCCGGACGGGCTCGTCCCGCTCGCCGTCGCCCTCACGGTCCTGTCGCCGACGCTGCTGTACTTCTCCAACGAGGTCAAGCCGTACTCCCTGGACGTCGCGGTGGTGCTCGGCCTGATCCTGCTGGCGGTCCGCGCGACGCAGGACGTCCGGCCGCTCGCGGTCGCCGCCGTGGTGGCGGTGTGGGCCTCCTTCGCCGCCGCCTTCGTGCTGACCGGCCTCAGCGTGCTGCTCGTCCTCGAGGCGCTGCGCCGGGACGGCCTGGCCCGCGCGCTCCGTACGGCCGGCCTGCTCGGCGGCTGGGTCGTCTCGCTGGGCATCTCGTACGTCCTGGTGCTGGACCGGCTGCGGAACAGCGAGATCCTGTCCACCTTCTGGAAGGACACCTTCCCCGACAGCACGGCCGACCTGCCGACCTGGCTGCTGCGCCGGGCCGTCGCGCTGACCCGCGACCCGCTCGAGCTGGCCGTCTGGCCGGTGGCGCTGGGGCTGCTGGCGGTCGGAGCCTGGCGCATCGCCCGGACCGCCCCCCGCGCCGGGCGGTTGACGGCCGCGGGCGTGCTCGTGGCGGTCGTCGTGGCCGCGGCCGGCGTCTACCCGTTCGCCAGCCGGCTGGCGCTGTGGATCGTGCCGCTGGCCGGCATCGCACTGGCGGCCGCCGTGCCACCGAGGCTGGACCGCGGACGGTCGCTGATGCTGGGGGCGGCCGCGCTGACGCTGGTCGCCGCCCCGATGGCGGCCGTCTCGCTGCCGCAGATGGGGAGCGTGCTGCAGCGCAACGAGCTGCGGCCGGTGATGGAGCAGCTGAGGGAGGACAAGCAGCCGGACGACCTGGTGCTGGTCGACATCCCGGCCAAGGCGCCGTTCGACTTCTACACCGAACTCACTGGGCTGGGTCGGGACGGCGTGATCCTGTTCGCCACGACCGAGGAGGTCGGCGGGCGCTGCAACGACGAGGCGGCCCTGCTGACCGGCAGGTTCGCCCGCCAGCGCGTGTGGGTGGTGTTCGCCCACCAGCTGCAGGACACCCAGCGGCTCGGCACCCGCGGCGACATGCTCGCCCGCATCGACGACGTCACCAACCGGGCCGGCGCGATCGAGCGGTTCGGCGCGAAGGCGGTGTTGTTCGACCCGGCCGCGCCGGAGACCGACGCGGGCGCCGAGCCGCGCAACCCCGAGCGCTGCCTGGCGGTGGTGCGGACCGTCCCGTCGACCGGCTCCTAG